The nucleotide sequence AAAATGCCGTCATTGACTACTTCGGAAAACTTATTGGGGTTATTATGATCTATTTGCATATCGCTCATCGCCACAATTTTGAAGGACTCATGGTCACTGGCAAAAGGAGGGGTCTTAAATTGAAAGATATCCGAAACCATTTTTCCCGTTTTTACACGGTAATAATACTCTGTAAAGCGTTGCAGACCCTCCAATTTAACCTCATGGATACGGGATTCACTAAAATTGATATCAAAGGCAATACCCTTGGTCTTTTTTCCTAGTTTTGGTGTTAATCCCCATTCCACTATGCTTTCATCACCCATGGACGTTTCCCACATAATTTTAATGGAATTGGGCTCCGCATCCTGAAGATAGGGTTGAATTAAAAACTCTTCTTGTACATTTTGGGCACTACCCGCTAAATGGAATGCCATGGCAATAAACAATATTACTGTACTCTTAATGTTCATCTGTTTATTTATTATTTAATAGACGGTTTTATCTTAGAATGCTCGACCATTTTAATTACGAATGTACAATGGCCAAACTCTCATCAAGGATATTTAAGGCTTTGTTCAGTTTCTTTCGACTAATGGTCAGTGCTGGTGACAATTGCAGTACATTACCAGCGGATACTTTATAACTAAGGCCCCTTTTAAGGCATTCATACATGACCACTTCCGCCTCATTGATAGCCTTTTCCTTTGTTTTTTTATCCAATACCAGTTCCACGCCCCACAATAATCCCTTGCCCCTAACATCCCCTATTAAAGGATATTTTAATTGCAATGCTGCCAAGGACGATTTCAAATATTTCTCATCTGCCCTTACCTTGTCGAATATTTTTTCATTTTCCAAAAAAGCAATGGTAGCAAGACCCGCCACTGCGCCCAACGGACTTTTTTCATGGGTATAATGCCCAAGGGAGATATCTCCAAATTTGTTGTATTCGTCCCTGGTAACTATTGCGGCCTGCGGAAAAATACCGCCTCCCAATCCTTTGCCGATACACAATATATCTGGTTCAATATCATAATGTTCAAATACGAACATTTTACCAGTTCTTCCCAAGGCAATAGGAATTTCGTCCAGTATCAGCAATACTCCATATTTGGTGCAAAGTTCCCTCGCCTTTTTCCAAAAATTTTTGGAGGGCAATTGCACATCCGTATTTCGGATCGTTTCGGCAATAAAAGCCCCCATATCGCCTTCTTTGGAAAACACATATTCCAAATATTCCAAACATTTATCCTCATTGTCCTCAAAAATCCCACGATAGGTTATTGGAGGGGGAATTCGTTCTACGCCCGGCATTAAAGGCCCCATAGACTCCCTAAAAACGGATTCCCCTCCCACACTGATGGCATCCAAGGAGGCCCCATGAAATGAATCCCAAAAGGAAACCACCTTAAATCTTCCTGTAATGGCCCTCGCCAATTTTAAAGCTATCCCTATGGAGGAACTCCCATTGGGTGTAAAGAGAACCCTATTAAGGTCTGATGGCATTAAAGAGGCCAATTTCTCGGCAAAATCAATGGCAGGTATATTGGTATAACGCCTTGGTGAAAAAGGTAAAACCCTTAATTGCTCAATAATTTTTTCAATTAGTTGTGGATTGGCGTAGCCCACTTGGTGCACGTTGTTGCCATGGAAATCCAGGTATTTTTTTCCTGATATATTTTCAATATAGGGGCCCTCACAACTTTGTAAGACATCCAAACAGGGTGTGGACATGGACTGGTGCAAAAAATATCGGGCATCCCGTTCCAAAATCTGTTTGGTTTCATCACTTATCTGGGAGTCCATCCAAGCTGCACGTGCGGGAGTAAAATTTATATCCCCTTCGGTCTTTTTGTTTTGGGCATCAATGCCTAAATTATCTTGCTTCATAAGGTCCGTATTTTGCTAGTATATTTCGGTCATGGAGATCAACATAAGAATAAATAATAAGCTTCATTGACTATTTTTTTTCTACTATTTCCAATTACTTTAAAATTGTAGAAGGTAATACTTGTTTAGGAGTGGTCGTAGTTTGATAATCCACATTCAACCATCCACTTCCACCACCATTAAACCATACCACTTGTAAGGGGTAGGTCCCCGGCTGCAGGGTAATACCGCCATTCTTTTCAATTACCCCATGGTCCCCATCATTGTCCACTACCAATTCATTATTTACCCATAATTTACTTCCATCGTCAGAATTGGTATAAAAGGTAAACCTATCTTCCTTTTCAACCTGAATGCTGGTGCTAAATCTTACCACTGTACTGCTTCTAATTTCTTCCTTTACCTCATCGGAAGTAATTTCGAAACAAGTTCCCTTAGCATCCGGTCTTTTATTTTCCAGGCTTGGAATGCTGGTCAAGTTTTCCAAATAAAATACCTCATAAGATATGGGCGGCGCCATTGTCTTATTTTTTATTCTAAAAAAGGCCTCCGAGACTGTACTGGCAATTTTCCCATTTCTAAAAATAGCACTTTTAACAACAACATTTTCGGTTGTCCTGACGGCCTCTGTGTATAAGGTGGAATTTGCATTGGGCATGGTACCATCCAAGGTATACCTTATCTCACCAGCACCATTTGTATTTTCAATAATGATGTTGGCGGTGTCATCGAATAGGCCACCAGCCTTTTTATTGAGTGTGGCTACAGGTAAAATGACAGGTTCTTCAACCCTTTCCGTAATTGGATAATCATCACTAAGTTCATATCCCTCAAAAGCATTCTTTACGGGTTTTCCAATCCAGGCCATAGGTGTTTTTATCCCCAAAGCAAAGGCGACCGTAGCTGCATTGTCGTACTGATATACTGGATATTTAAGCACATGGTTCTTCTTGACCGATTTTCCCCAAAGGATAAAAGGAATTTCTATTTCCTGTAAAGATTCCCCTCCGTGCCCTTTGCCCAATCCACCATGATCTGCACTTATAATAACCAATGTTTCATCTGCCATTCCGGATGCCTTGATAGCTGCCATTACTTCTGCCAGCATGGCGTCCGCCTTTTCCACGGATTTATAGTATTCAGGACTTCCGTGACCATATTCATGTCCGCCGTGATCCACATGATCAAAATGGATAAAAGTGAAGGTGGGCTTTTTGTCTTTTATATAAGCACTTGCCAAGGCTGCTGTTTCATCCTCGGAATCCGGACTTATGTCATAATCCACGGCACCTTTCTCGAACAACCGTCCAAACCCGGTCCAATGATAAATAGCTCCAATTTCCGCATTTTCCTTTTGGTCATCTATCAATTGAAAGATGCTGGGAAAAAGAAAATCCTCACTTTGAATAATTGTAGGCAAAACAAAATTGTTTTTCTCCCAGCTATTTGAAGTAATTCCATGCTGCTCCGGCCCCGCACCCATAATCATGGAAGCCCAGTTGGTACTGGAACTGGTTGGCAGAACCGCCCTGGCGTGCATGCTTGAAGCCCCTTCACTTATTATCTTATCAAAGGTCGGAGTTGTTGCTTTTTTGAGTCCATCGGGGCTTAATCCGTCAAAACCAATAACCACAACATGCTTTACTATAGGGGAATTTTCATGTTCCTTTTTGGCACAGGACCAAAATGAACCGGAAATAATCATAAATGCAATTGTTTTTAGCAATATTTCTTTGGCTAAAACTTTTCGCAAGATGCCTGAAATAACCGAAATCATGGTGCTTTTAAATACAAAATTGGCTTTGCTCATTTTGATTGGTTTTAATTTTTGATTAATGAAGAAGCGTAAATATCATGTGACTAAGTTAAGTTAAATAGTTAATAATATTAAATTTTTGTAACTATAACTATAATTTCTATATAATATTTATAATGGTCATCAACATACAAAGCATCCTCCCTCCCCTTATAATTCCCCTTACTTGGTTACCTAAAAAGGCAAAGCCACAGTGGTTTTCCACTGTGGCCTTGAACAAATTATATATGGGCTTAGGTTTTGTATTGCGGATCATTATCGGCAATATGCTCCCAAAATCCTTTTTGGTGCCGAAAATTATTCCAACCACCAAGTTATTTCACGAATCTTATCGTTCCCAGCCCCAAACTGTCTTTCAATTGCTGCAGCTACATTTGCAGAATTGTTGTTGTACTCAGAATTAGGGTAAATCCATCGGGTAGGAGGTGTGGCCCCAGGTAATTGTGCAAATGCTGGATAACCTGTCCTTAAATGATCAAAATATGCCCTCCAGCCTGTTTGCAAAAAGGAAGTAAAATATTTCTGCGTCAAAATAAGCTCCAACTTTTCGTCAGTGGTCAAGCTGTTATCAAATGCCACCTCTGCTCCCAAAAGATAGGTGTCTGCATCCGAAGACTCTACATAAGTTTCAAAGTTCTTGGCATATGTATTATAAAAATCGAAAGAAGCTTTAACTCCATTTTCATAATGTTCCTTTGCGTCAGTAGCAATCCATCCACGAACGGATGCTTCGGCCAAAATAAACTCCAATTCCCAATATCCCATTAGGTTGTGGGGCTCGGTAGTAGGGTCTGTAGTATATCGCAGGTTTACCTTGGAGACATCACCTGCTGCAGCCTTGTCATTAACCTCTGCATAAGGCGCTAAGGGATCTCCACCTTCATAGGCCATAAAATCATCAATAGCCAATCCTGCTTCCTTGGCATTTTTGGTCTGTCCGCAATAAATGAACAACCTAGGATCCTGTCTGTCCTGAAGCATTTCGATAAAAGTTGAGGACATATACATTCCCGATCCATAACCACTGGAGTTGAATTCCGTATACCTGCTTCCTTCCTCGTCCAAGAAGGTCAACTGGCCATTGTCCTCGTTAGACACCATTATAGGCTCATTATTGTATATACTGGCAAAGGAACTTATTACGCTCAAGTCGGCATCGCCAACCTTTTTGGAAAGGGTCATAAGAACCTTTAATCTAAAGGAATTGACCAATTTTTGCCATTTGGTAGTATTACCACCAAAAATAATATCCCCGGCAATAATGTTGGTATTCCCCTCCAGAAGATCATTGGCTTCCGACAATTCCCTTAATATCCCAACAAAAACTTCCTTTTGGCTATCATACTTGGGCAAATACTGCTCCTCTGTTTCACCTTTAAGGGCTTCGCTATAAGGAATGTCGCCAAATGTAAGGGTCAGGTTATAGAAGTAAAATGCCCTAAAGAATTTGGATAAGGCAATATATTCATCACTTTCTATACGTTCTGCCTCCTGCATCATTTTGGTGACCTCTCCCAACATATTATAGTCGTCAAAGCTGGCACGGTCCCAGTTGTAATATTGACCACTGTTCTCCCCATCGGTCTGCACCAATATACGCGAGGCGTATAAGGCACCAGTACCATCGACCTCAAAGGCATTGCTTGCAATATTGGTCAATAACAATTGTGGGTGCGTTTCACTGACATTGTTAGGGTTGTCGTTCAATTCTGTAAGATCTTGACAGCCAGTAAGGGCCATCAATACCGTTAGGCTAAATAAAATTCCTATTTTCTTCATTTTGTGTCTTTTACTAAAATTTAACATTAACGCCTATACCAATGTATCTAGTGGAAGGATCCTGTAAATTATTGTCGTTCCCAAAATCCGGATCAATGATATCTGCCTTCTTCCATACCAATAAATTATAGCCGCTAAGGGTTACATCAAGATTTTTTACACCATTGATATTGGCCAGTTCGGTGAAATCATAATTAAAGGAAAGTGTTCTTAATTTAAAGAAGCTTCGATCGAAAATATTCGCAAATTTCTCACTTTCCTTATAGGTCACAGCAGCCCTGTACGGATAGTTCTGTGACCAGGTCTGCCAGCTTACTGCAGTAGTATTCTGGGTGTACGTCCTAGTATCGGAAATTACATCCCCATTTACGTCCTGCACCAGGTCTCCCCCTGTAACCTGTACCCCTTCCGGTACATACACTGGTACACCGGCGGCATACTCCGCATCCCTATATTCGGTAGAATTGGGGTGCTTACCGCCCCACCACATTTTTTCAACGGTCAAGGAACGGATTAGACCGCCCCATCCACCGTCTATCCCAACGTTTACGGTGAGGTTCTTATACTTAAAGCTATTCTGAAGTCCAAGGGTCCAATCCTGATCGTTATGCCCCAAAAGCTGTGGGAAATTATCCCTAATTGGCAATCCGTTAGCTCCCAGGATCAGATCTCCATCCGCAGACTTCTGCCACACAGTTGCATAGTAGCTATCTGCCCTATCGTTCAGCCTTAGATTATTATACGTGGTATTGTTCCCATATATTTCCGTGATTTTCTGAACCTTTCTGCTCCAGTTGGCAGTTACATTCCAACTAAAGTCATCAGTAAGGATAGGTTTGGCATTAAGTACCACTTCCAGGCCATTGGTAGTATATTCGTTACCATTTACCTTTCTATTTTCAAATCCTGATGTGTTTGAAATTGGCAGATCTATAATCTGGTTAGTATCTACCACATTATAATAAGTAAGGTCCAGTGCAAGCCTATTCTTTAAAAAGGCAGAACTTAGACCAAGCTCGAACGAATTGGAACTTTCGGGCTCTATATTGGCATTTACAAGACCATTAGGGTACTGCAATTTAATATTGCCTCCAAAAACCCCGCTATTGGTATAATAAGACTCTGTGCTATAAGGGTTCAAATCACTGGAAACCTGTGCCCATGAGCCGTAAAGCTTTAAATAATCCACAGCCTCGGGCATAGTTACAAAATTGGATACCACCGTACTCAAAGAAACTGATGGGTAGAAATAGGAACGATTTTCCTTTGGCAATGTAGAAGACCAGTCGTTTCTAGCAGCGGCTGTTAAAAACACTGCATTATATAGATCCAATCCCAAAGTGGCATAGACACTATTGGTTGCCCTTTCCTGAACATAAGTAGTTGCGGCCACATTGCCACTTGTGTTGTTAAGACTATACACAAAAGGTACCACAAGACCATCTGTAGAATTGTATTCCTGCTGATATTTTCTGTAAAAGGCAGAAGCACCGGCATTGACGTCGAAGGAGATATCCTCGGTCAAAGATTTGGTGTAGGAAGCCAAAATATCATAATCTACGGTCAGTCTCTTGGAATTCCAGGTCTTATAATCACCTTCCCTGGCATCGCCATAATTTAAATAAGTCTTGGGACTTTGTCTATCCTCAAAAATATCCTGTATAACGGCTGAACCCCTTCCCTGTAGATTTAGGCCTTCGGCTATATTATACTTAAGTACCATCTGGGCATTGATAAGATCCGCATCGTATTTCTGGTTCAGTTCATTGGCCGCAAAGTACACGTTGTTGTACCAGGCATAATTAAAGTTGGCCTGTCTGTATCCTTCCTGACCTGGAACGTACATGTGCTCTTTTAAGTCCTGACCGTCAACATCGTCTCCCATCCAGATAAGTATGGTATACATGTGGTTCTTTGGTCCGTAGCCGTGTCTTGGATAGTTTGGGGAATACACCTTATTATAGGACAATTTACTATCCAACGTAAGAGATTTGGAAAGGTTGGTGGTAGACTTAAAAGTTAATCCTCCTGTTTTTAGACCGGAATTGGGAACCCTGTCTTTTTGGTCGGAATAATTTCCAGACAAACGGAAAGACCCTTTTTCGGATTTGCTCGATATGGAAAAATCCGTACTTGAAATATACCCGGTACCCATAAAATCTTTTAAATTATTGTGATATTCCCATGGAGTAGGCACTCTGGAATAACGGGATTTATCGTCATATTGGGTGCCATAAACATCCCCCCACCAGGGAATGGTTTCCCCAGTAACGTTATCCAATATGGGACTGTTCCATTGGGAGACCAAAACCCCAGGTTCAAACTTGGGACCCCAGATCATATCCCCATCAGAAATACCTCCGTCCTTACCGTCCCAGAATTCATATTTACCATTGGATCCATTACCATATTCTGTCTGGGTTTCCGGAAAAACTGTGAAGCCCGCAGATACCATTGTATTATGGGAAACAGAAATTTCCAATCCATCTACATTGGCATTCTTTGTTGTTATCAATATAGCACCATTTCTACCCCTAGATCCATAGAGTGCAGAAGCCGTAGTTCCTTTTAAGACGTTTACATTGGCAATATTATTGGCAGAAACATCATAAAAATCGGTCTCCACAGGTATCCCATCAATTACGATCAAGGGCGATTTGCCCCTTAGGGAAAATGAAGGCTTTTGAAATAGCCCGGTGGGATTGCTAACATTTAGGCCTGCCACCTGACCAGTAAATAAATTTCCCACATTGGGAGCATTTATTTCCTCTATAATCTCCACATCCATTTTTTGGGTGGCATAACCAATCTTTTTCTCTGCTCTGGTAATCCCCAAAGCCGTTACTACCACTTCATTCAATTTTTCCGAATCGGGAAGAAGTACTATTTCCGCTGATGTTTTGCCAGAAGTGGCAAATTCAATGGGAATATATCCTATATAGGAAACGAGGAGGATATCGCTTGCCGAATTTAATTCAATTTGAAAATTTCCGTCAAAATCGGTAGCCACACCCTTGGCACTACCTTTAATGACCACCGATGCCCCTGGTAAAGGCGCATTGTTTTCATCCAAAACCGTTCCCGTAAATACTCCCTGGGAATGGCCCATGATAAATGCAAAAAAGGCAAATATCATAACAATACTTGTTTTGTTCATTCTTTTTAGTTTGTGATTTTTTAATTATTTAGTGAGCGCAAATATCCCTGGCACAGGTTAACTAAACCCTCAATTAATATTAAAAGATTGCAATGAAATGTGCTTAATTGTTAAAACAACGTTAAGGTCGCAAATGAGACAAGAAAAGTGCAACCCTAAAAGAAATTTAAGGAGTGATGACGGGGAATAAACAGTAGAAAATTTAAACCTCTACCAAGTGTATTTCCGACTTTTCCACCAATAAATTCTTCTTGTATTTCCTTTTAAAGTAGAAAAGTGAAACTAAAGTAATAATAGACCCCAAAACGGCGATTAAATAAGTGCTGGCCATAAAGAAATTGAGCCAAGAAAGCGAGCTCTGACCAAAATTCTTATAAAGCAGAACACCCATACTGCCCAAATAACCGAAAGCATCCGCAATATATATTAGGTATCCTGCATTGCCCTTTATACGGAAAGTGGCTATCATGCGATCGAAAAAAATACAGTTAAAAGGCACATAGCATATATAGAGTCCAAAACCAACACTGATCATCCAAAGAATAGGCGAAATTAAATCCATTTGAAACAACAAGGTAGAAAGACCAATGGCAATAGTGCCAAAAAGTAATAGGTAATGATAGGAGACAAAAGCCTTATAATTGCTTTTGATCACTCCCAAAAAACCTATGATAACCAGTACCAATATGGCGATAGGCAGTTCCGATATGGTATATATGGCGGCATCTCCCTCAAAACCTAAGGCATCCCAGATCTCCCTGGAAAAATTATCCCTGAAATCGCGCAATGCCGTTAAAAAAGTGTAGAAAAAAACCAAAATTATAATCGGGAACAAGAACGCAAGAAAAACCCTTTTCCTATCCTTTCCTGTCATAGGCTGCCGTTCTGTTCTAAGTTCCTTATCCTCCTCTGTAGGTTGGGGCATTCTATTCAATAACCAGGCAAAAAACACAAAAGGAGCCAAAAAAACAGCTCCAGTAACAGATGGCATCCAAAATTGGGACACCTGCAAGTTTTCCATAACCAAAAGACCAACAGATTTTACCGCTCCACTGGATACAATAAAGCTGGAGCACAAAGCCACACCCAAAAATTCGGTAAACTTTCTACCTTCCAAATATGAAAATACAATTCCCCAGACCATCCCCAACGGAAGTCCATTTAAAAACATAAATATAAAATTATAGGGGGCAGGAGTTATGGCGAACAAAAGTAGACTTACTTCAGCTGCAAGAATTAAGCCCAAAAGATAATATATTCTCTTGTTGGGCTGAAGCTCGGAAATTACTTTGATACCTATAAATTTAGAAAGCATATAGCCCATAACCTGGGCTATAATCAAGATTATCTTGTAATCGACCCCAGCAAAAGAAAGATCCTCAAACGTGGCTACTGTAAAAGGCTTACGAAAGGCATACATGCAAAAATAAGTGCCAAAGGAGGCAAATGCCCCATACAGCAAAAACGAAATATCTTTTTTTACTAGCTTCAAAAATGATGGCAGTTTGGTGTAAAAGTTCTCAAAAGATAAATATTAAAAGACAATATTCCCCCCTTTTTAAGTTTAAATGAATTTTTTAAAGTTATTAGATCGTTATGTAAAGATTAAAATAATAAACCATGGTATATTTTGTCAATTTTCAGGAAGGTGCCGAATCAAGAAATATCCGCATTTCGCAATCTCAGGGCATTCGCAATTACGGAAACCGAACTAAAACTCATGGCCAAAGCGGCTATCATGGGTGATAATAGTAGTCCGAAAAATGGATATAGAACACCAGCTGCAATGGGGACACCAAGCGTATTATATACCAGTGCAAAAAATAGGTTTTGTTTAATA is from Arenibacter algicola and encodes:
- the pbfA gene encoding (R)-1-hydroxy-2-aminoethylphosphonate ammonia-lyase — its product is MKQDNLGIDAQNKKTEGDINFTPARAAWMDSQISDETKQILERDARYFLHQSMSTPCLDVLQSCEGPYIENISGKKYLDFHGNNVHQVGYANPQLIEKIIEQLRVLPFSPRRYTNIPAIDFAEKLASLMPSDLNRVLFTPNGSSSIGIALKLARAITGRFKVVSFWDSFHGASLDAISVGGESVFRESMGPLMPGVERIPPPITYRGIFEDNEDKCLEYLEYVFSKEGDMGAFIAETIRNTDVQLPSKNFWKKARELCTKYGVLLILDEIPIALGRTGKMFVFEHYDIEPDILCIGKGLGGGIFPQAAIVTRDEYNKFGDISLGHYTHEKSPLGAVAGLATIAFLENEKIFDKVRADEKYLKSSLAALQLKYPLIGDVRGKGLLWGVELVLDKKTKEKAINEAEVVMYECLKRGLSYKVSAGNVLQLSPALTISRKKLNKALNILDESLAIVHS
- a CDS encoding alkaline phosphatase family protein, with amino-acid sequence MSKANFVFKSTMISVISGILRKVLAKEILLKTIAFMIISGSFWSCAKKEHENSPIVKHVVVIGFDGLSPDGLKKATTPTFDKIISEGASSMHARAVLPTSSSTNWASMIMGAGPEQHGITSNSWEKNNFVLPTIIQSEDFLFPSIFQLIDDQKENAEIGAIYHWTGFGRLFEKGAVDYDISPDSEDETAALASAYIKDKKPTFTFIHFDHVDHGGHEYGHGSPEYYKSVEKADAMLAEVMAAIKASGMADETLVIISADHGGLGKGHGGESLQEIEIPFILWGKSVKKNHVLKYPVYQYDNAATVAFALGIKTPMAWIGKPVKNAFEGYELSDDYPITERVEEPVILPVATLNKKAGGLFDDTANIIIENTNGAGEIRYTLDGTMPNANSTLYTEAVRTTENVVVKSAIFRNGKIASTVSEAFFRIKNKTMAPPISYEVFYLENLTSIPSLENKRPDAKGTCFEITSDEVKEEIRSSTVVRFSTSIQVEKEDRFTFYTNSDDGSKLWVNNELVVDNDGDHGVIEKNGGITLQPGTYPLQVVWFNGGGSGWLNVDYQTTTTPKQVLPSTILK
- a CDS encoding SusC/RagA family TonB-linked outer membrane protein, yielding MNKTSIVMIFAFFAFIMGHSQGVFTGTVLDENNAPLPGASVVIKGSAKGVATDFDGNFQIELNSASDILLVSYIGYIPIEFATSGKTSAEIVLLPDSEKLNEVVVTALGITRAEKKIGYATQKMDVEIIEEINAPNVGNLFTGQVAGLNVSNPTGLFQKPSFSLRGKSPLIVIDGIPVETDFYDVSANNIANVNVLKGTTASALYGSRGRNGAILITTKNANVDGLEISVSHNTMVSAGFTVFPETQTEYGNGSNGKYEFWDGKDGGISDGDMIWGPKFEPGVLVSQWNSPILDNVTGETIPWWGDVYGTQYDDKSRYSRVPTPWEYHNNLKDFMGTGYISSTDFSISSKSEKGSFRLSGNYSDQKDRVPNSGLKTGGLTFKSTTNLSKSLTLDSKLSYNKVYSPNYPRHGYGPKNHMYTILIWMGDDVDGQDLKEHMYVPGQEGYRQANFNYAWYNNVYFAANELNQKYDADLINAQMVLKYNIAEGLNLQGRGSAVIQDIFEDRQSPKTYLNYGDAREGDYKTWNSKRLTVDYDILASYTKSLTEDISFDVNAGASAFYRKYQQEYNSTDGLVVPFVYSLNNTSGNVAATTYVQERATNSVYATLGLDLYNAVFLTAAARNDWSSTLPKENRSYFYPSVSLSTVVSNFVTMPEAVDYLKLYGSWAQVSSDLNPYSTESYYTNSGVFGGNIKLQYPNGLVNANIEPESSNSFELGLSSAFLKNRLALDLTYYNVVDTNQIIDLPISNTSGFENRKVNGNEYTTNGLEVVLNAKPILTDDFSWNVTANWSRKVQKITEIYGNNTTYNNLRLNDRADSYYATVWQKSADGDLILGANGLPIRDNFPQLLGHNDQDWTLGLQNSFKYKNLTVNVGIDGGWGGLIRSLTVEKMWWGGKHPNSTEYRDAEYAAGVPVYVPEGVQVTGGDLVQDVNGDVISDTRTYTQNTTAVSWQTWSQNYPYRAAVTYKESEKFANIFDRSFFKLRTLSFNYDFTELANINGVKNLDVTLSGYNLLVWKKADIIDPDFGNDNNLQDPSTRYIGIGVNVKF
- a CDS encoding DUF5690 family protein gives rise to the protein MKLVKKDISFLLYGAFASFGTYFCMYAFRKPFTVATFEDLSFAGVDYKIILIIAQVMGYMLSKFIGIKVISELQPNKRIYYLLGLILAAEVSLLLFAITPAPYNFIFMFLNGLPLGMVWGIVFSYLEGRKFTEFLGVALCSSFIVSSGAVKSVGLLVMENLQVSQFWMPSVTGAVFLAPFVFFAWLLNRMPQPTEEDKELRTERQPMTGKDRKRVFLAFLFPIIILVFFYTFLTALRDFRDNFSREIWDALGFEGDAAIYTISELPIAILVLVIIGFLGVIKSNYKAFVSYHYLLLFGTIAIGLSTLLFQMDLISPILWMISVGFGLYICYVPFNCIFFDRMIATFRIKGNAGYLIYIADAFGYLGSMGVLLYKNFGQSSLSWLNFFMASTYLIAVLGSIITLVSLFYFKRKYKKNLLVEKSEIHLVEV
- a CDS encoding SusD/RagB family nutrient-binding outer membrane lipoprotein — translated: MKKIGILFSLTVLMALTGCQDLTELNDNPNNVSETHPQLLLTNIASNAFEVDGTGALYASRILVQTDGENSGQYYNWDRASFDDYNMLGEVTKMMQEAERIESDEYIALSKFFRAFYFYNLTLTFGDIPYSEALKGETEEQYLPKYDSQKEVFVGILRELSEANDLLEGNTNIIAGDIIFGGNTTKWQKLVNSFRLKVLMTLSKKVGDADLSVISSFASIYNNEPIMVSNEDNGQLTFLDEEGSRYTEFNSSGYGSGMYMSSTFIEMLQDRQDPRLFIYCGQTKNAKEAGLAIDDFMAYEGGDPLAPYAEVNDKAAAGDVSKVNLRYTTDPTTEPHNLMGYWELEFILAEASVRGWIATDAKEHYENGVKASFDFYNTYAKNFETYVESSDADTYLLGAEVAFDNSLTTDEKLELILTQKYFTSFLQTGWRAYFDHLRTGYPAFAQLPGATPPTRWIYPNSEYNNNSANVAAAIERQFGAGNDKIREITWWLE